TAGCTGAGATTAAGGAGGAGCAGAAGAAGATCTGGGTTGAGATAGCTGAGATTAAGGAGGAGCAGAAGAAGATCTGGGTTGAGATAGCTGAGATTAAGGAGGAGCAGAAGAAGATCTGGGTTGAGATAGCTGAGATTAAGGAGGAGCAGAAGAGTCTGAGGGAAGAGCAGAAGCGCCTGGGAGAGGAGCAGAAGAGTCTGAGGGAGGAGCAGGTGAAGCTTAGGGAGGACTTCAACAGGATGTTGGCTATGATTAACCGGATGGATAGGAGGCTGACAAGGGTTGAGCGTACCCTGGATAAGCTTACGCTGGATGTCGAGGATGAGGCCAGATCCATCGTAAGGAAGAGGATCAAGGATGAGCTGGGATTCGACATCAAGCTTGGGTCCTTAGCCCTCCCCGATATGGAGGTCAATATCTATGGTGCCTCTAAAGACGTCTGCGTCGTCGGGGAGGCAACTGTGAGAGGCGGAGTGGAAGTCCTTCGAAGGTTACTGAGGAATATTAAGAGGCTGAAAGAGAGACACCCCGAGAGATTGAGGGATAGGATGATACCCGTGATATATGTCTGTCAGCCAATGCCTGAGCTTGTGGAGAGGGCTGAGAAGCAGGATATATGGACCTTGAAGGCTACAGAGGACTTCTATAAACCTAGAACCATCATCTGGAGTTCTCCCACCAAAAACTCTAGATAAAGAGATCCAGATTAGATAGTATTAAGAGGCAAAATATGAGAACCTTTTTCCTGGTTGAATTATTATTTTGAAATCTCATCTTTATGGAGGTGTCCAGGTTATGTACTTAGAGGTTGTTAGCCTCTGCTTCCACCTCATTCCCAACCCGATCTCCACAACCTCTGGTAGGACTTGTGTGAGGAACCTCTCGCTAGGCTTTCCTAGGATTATCCCCTCACAGTTCGGGTCTAGATATATGTGGAAGGTTCTCCCTCCATACCTGTACTCGCTTCCATCGCCACGCCTGTAGACCGGCTTGGATAGGACCCTGAAGGGGAAGAGCTTGCAGGCTAGGGGTTTTATGTCTTGGATTGCGCAGGCCCATCGGCCCATTATTGGGTGCTGGAATATGCATCGGTCCTCGAATCCGTGCCTCAGGTAGACCTTCCCCAGGCCGACTTCCACAACCCCCTGGCCATACCTGCCGGTGATCCTTGCATACTCATCCATCTTGAGGGGAACCCTATACCCCTTGCAGCATAGTCCGCAGGCTGTGCATGTCCATGTGTTCACGTCAATCCAAGGTATGAGCTCCTCCCCAGCCAAGGCCCTTCCTAGAGCGATTGGGAAAGGATCCTATATACCTATTGCGAACGGTATAGAGCACTGTGGAAGGGTCCAGGAATCCTAGGTTCATGGGCTTGGAGCATAGGCTCCCTTTCATAGACTTCGCCAGGGGGGTTGCCATGGTCTTGATGGCTTGGGATCATGTCTCAAGCTTCTGGAACCCTGGGCACAGGGGTGGGGAGGGGTTGATGGGTAGGAGGCCGGTATTCCCGGACTTCACCCAGTTCATCCTTAGGTTCATAACCCACGTCTGCGCTCCCACCTTCATATTCCTCGCTGGTACAGCCCTGGCCCTCTCCACGAGAAGGAGGCTGGCCCATGGGGAGTCTGAAATCGAGATCTCCCTGAGAATGATTAAGCGGGGCTCTGTGCTGGTCCTCCTAGCCATCTTCGTGGAGAGCCCAGCCTTCGGTCTTCCGCCCCTCTACTTCGGGGTTCTGAGCTGCATAGGGGCCTGCCTCATCATCTTCAGCCTGCTCCATAGGCTTCCTCAAAGGGTCATCCTGATCCTCTCCACCCTCATCATCTTAGCCCACCCGCTCTTGGGCCTCAGCTGGATCCCTATGGATGACCCTTGGGGATGGTACTTGAGGGTGGTGATCCATGAGCCGAGCATGGACTGGAGCCCATTTGTAGGCCTCTACCCGATAATCCCCTGGATCGGAGTGATGGGTCTGGGCTGGTGCTTCGGCAGCCTCATCTCACGGAACCCCTTAGAAGAGAGGAGGCTTGAGCGGCTGCTGGCCTCAACCGGGGTAGGTTTACTTTGCCTCTGGCTCCTCGTCAGAGCCCTAAACGGGTTTGGGAACCTCCTCCCAAGGCTGGGATCAAGCCTCCAGGACTGGCTCTACATGGCCAAGTATCCTCCAAGCCTCGCCTTCCTCCTCTGGACTCTGGGATGGATGTTCCTCATCCTCTCCATAGGGGTCAGCCTCCAGAGGAGAGGTATCATAGAGAAGGGGCTGGGCGGCATAATCCTAGCCTTTGGTAGGGTTCCCCTCTTCTTCTACTGCACCCATCTATGGCTGTACAGGCTCAGACCCGGATGGGCTGCGGTGAGGCCCTTCTCCCTGAGCCTACCGGCAACAGCCGCTTTCTGGCTCATGGGACTGATGGTCCTCTGGAGGCTCTGCCTTAGGTATGAGAGGCTTAAGCTGAGATACCCGGAATCAATACTCCAATACCTTTAAGCCCCTCCCCCTTGGTGGGATAAACTGGCTCTTAGCCCCTCTTCTTCTCCTCCTCTTCTAGGGCGTAGAGGAGGCTGTAGATGTCCCTGTGCTGCCTCATCAGCTTCAGGGTGAAGTACCCGAAGCCTATGAAGATGAGTATCGAGACTGTTAGAAGGAGGAGCGAAATAAGCATTCCCATGTCCAAGACTACTCAATATGCCCTTTGACTATATCTCCCTAATAAACCTCTCTGATGATAAGGATCATAACTTCAATTTGGAGCCTTAGCTCACTCCATGGAGGCCATACTCAACTGTATGTCTTGGCCTCGTCTTCACCTAGGCTCATGGTATCTCATTAAGGGGTTTAGCGTAGACCCATGCATCCTCCCCGTCCATATAGTAGGCCACATTTCTCTTCACCCTCACAAATCCAAGCTTCTGGTAGAGCCTTATCGCAGGCTCGTTAGTGATCCTGACCTCTAGATAGCACTCCTCAGCCTCGTATACTTCCCTTCCGTTTCTCATAGCGCATCTCAGAAGCTCGGTTCCAATCCCCCTCCTCCTGTAGGGCTCCCTCACGGCTATGGATACTATGTGGCACAGTCGGATGGGCTTGAGCATATGGAATTTTGAGAACCCCTTCTCAATCCTGCTCATTACATAGCCCTGGATCCTCCCATCCAACTCGGCGACGAGGAAGGTCTCAGGGAACCTCTTGTGGAGGTCGAGGTAGAAGCTCGGGGAATAGTTCTCTGGGAGGCACTCGAAGTTTATCTCCATAACCCTCTCCAGATCCTCAACCCTGAAGGGTCTTATCCTATACCCCTCGGATGCCAAGCTGTCCACCCATTAGCCTCATATGGGGAGGTTCAAAACCTCCTTTCATTCTGATTCTTCATCACAGATATAAAGGGTTAAACCTAAACTTAGCCTCTAAGGCCATAATCTTATACCTGCGAGTTCTGAAGAGTAACTCCCTTTCTGGTTGAGATATTTGAAGCCTGCCTCAAGTAGCTTCCTAATCCCCTAAAATCTTGGGCCTCAGATCTTCGTATAGATCTCTATTTTCAGCTGCTCTGCAGCCTCAAGGGCTCCCTCCCCTCAGCCCTTGCGTAGAACTTTGCCTTACGCTTGAATACATATACATCTGCCCTTCCCACATGGGATTTAACATCTACAAGCACAACAAGGTCGTCAAGCAATGAGACTCCACATCGATCATGCTTGGATAGCCAAACACGTAGCCTTCGCTATCTCGTCCGACCCAATACTCAACCCTAGCTCCCTTTCCAGGAGTCCTTTAAGGCCCTCCCTAAAGGCCCCCTCAGCCATCAAACCTCAACGGGCGCCTAGGGCATCAAGATGTCTCCTAAAGATGGCGATCTTCTCAGCATGATGTTTAGACCCTGAGCATGTCCCTGCGGAGTTTTATCAGCTGCTTCTCGTTCTTATCCGACCTTTTAAGTATCTCCTCGAGGCCGAGTATGCCCGCTACCGCATATCTGAACTCTCTGTCGCGCTCCAGAAGGCTTGGAAACTCCTCCTTCAAGCTCAAAGGCTCAACCCTGAATATTCATAGACTGAACCATAATTAATCCTTGATCTAAGATGACAACGGCGAACGTACATCTTAGGGGTTGTTGGGCAAACCGGCTCTATTCCATATGTGGGTCTTCAAATCCTGAAATTATATATTCCCAGGAACAATAACCTTTATCTGCACATCCCGGAGGGTAATTCTCACCTTTCTGGCAGGCATATTTAAGACTACCTCGAATATATCATAATTCCTGGCGGAGAATGGGATCTATTTCGACGAAGAGGCCTTTTGAAACGAGTTTGTAGATGGTTTTCACTGCGGTATAATTAAACAGACTTGGTGGCAACCTTAAGCCTCCAATGCATCGTTAAACATTCAATAGAAAAGTGAGAAAAAGAGGGATCTGTAGAGGTTATCTACTCTAGACCATAAGATCCTGTTTAAACTCACCCCTTCCTTTTAACAGCCAATTATAAATTGAAACGAAGAGTTAAAATGGGAAAATGGATTTATGGGGCATCTCCGATAGCAAAGGGTTAAATCTTGTCGCTCCTCTAATTCATGGAGTTTGGCAGCCTATCGTATCATGGAGCCTGAGGTCGAGGAGGCCATTGAGAGGAGATTCATAGTCGAGGATAGATACTTTGACATGGATATCCCGACCTACGTGGTCCGCCCGATGGGTGAGGGGGATCCTAGAAGCCTTTTTAAGAGGGGCTTTGAGGAGCTGGCCTTAGAGCTCAGGTACCTCGGCTACCTCCCAAAGCTCAACAGGGTCTTGGAGCGCTACTCCATATCGATATACCGGAGGCCCCCACCTTCTCACAGGGGATATTCGAGGAACTTGATCCTCCTACTCGCAACCTCTGGGACGATCTTCCTCGACGGCTATCTGAGGAGCAACAACCCTATATTGACCATGGTCCTTATGCCCGGGATCCCACCGGCCCTCAACGCCCTACTCTTCACGGCGGCCATCCTTGGGATATTCGGCCTCCACGAGCTGGGGCACAAGTTCGTGGCTGTGGCTAGGCGTGTTGAGGCCTCTATGCCCTACTTCATCCCGGCCCCTCCGGGGATGGGTGGAACCTTCGGGGCTGTGATAACCCAGAAGGAGCCCCCAGTAAACCGTGACGCCCTCTTCGACCTAGGCCTCTGCGGCCCCCTTGTAGGGTTCCTAGTCACGGTGCTAATGGCAGCCTTGGGCATAAGGCTCTCCTTTGTTGTCCCGGTGGAGGAGGTCTCGAGGTGGATGGCCGTATTTCCCGATGTCAGGTTCCAATCCATCCCATTTCCCCCCCTTATGGATCTGCTTGCATCTCATATGAGGCCGACTCCTCCGGGGATGGTCCTGATCCTCCACCCAGTGGCCTTCGCAGCCTGGGTGGGGTGCATAGTCACATTCATAAACCTGATGCCATCCTGGCAGCTCGACGGGGGCCACATAACCAGAGCCCTCCTAGGAGAGGCGAACCACAAGATAGTCTCGGTGGTCGGGGTGCTCCTCCTCCTCTTCACCGGGTACTTCATAATGGCCATCGTTCTGGCCTTCTTCATGATGAGGTCAGGGGGCGAGGCCGGAGCCCCCTTAGACGATATCTCCCCCCTCAGCGCCTCCAGGAAGCTCCTATCTCTGATATATCCATTGATGATGGTATCGACTATAGTGGTCCTATTCTCCTTCTAGGAGAGCTCCGGGATCGTTATGCACCCCCTCGGGATCACTAGGGTCTTCCTCCCCCTCCGGCCCTCTACCGCCGAGGCTAGGGCTTCGTTAGCTGTCCTGTGGGGCTTGAGCCCAAGGGGTTCGAGGTAGCTCCTCGGAAGGGCGGAGACTATGTGGACTTGGCTCCTGCGAAGCGTGGACTTTAGTAGATTAACCGCCTCAGCCCCGAGGGTGTAGCTCCTCCTTAACTCCTCGACCCTCTCCATCTTCGAGAGGGTTCTTAGGCCCTCCACCCCCAGTCCCTCGGAGCACTCCGCGGCGAGGATTATCAAAAAGCCCCTATCTGCCATATCCTTAGCGGGGCTCAGGGCCCATATGGCGCTGTACAGGTCGTGGTCGTGCTTGAAGCCGCCCGCGCTTAAGACGAGGATCTCTGGCCTATTCTCGACTCTGACCCTGAAGGCTTCCCCAAAATCTGATATAGCCCTCCTCCACACCTCCTCCAGGTCTCCGGCGTAGACTCCCAGCAACCCTCCCTCGGGGCTTGAGACTATATTAACGGCCAGATCCACATCAGCCAGCTTGGCTACCTCCATGACATCCTCAAGTAGCTGGTTTCCCTCGACCTTCCCTGGGCCTGGAACCTCCCTTAGGGCGTGAATCCGGTTCATCTCAACGGTTTTGAGGGAGGATATTCCAGGTAGCAGGACGTCTTGGGGCCCTTTAAACCCGGTTAACGCGTCTGGGTGGGTCTCCCCTATGACTATTCTAAGCTGGGCTGAGGCGAAGTGTCTGTTAATGGAGACCATGGTCCCCCTCTCAGTCGCCCCTAGATCCGTTAGTTCCCCGGCCCTCAGGGTGTGCTCATATATTTTAAGATCCCTAAGCGGGCCCTGAGCCCTCAGAGCCTCTATGAGCTGGGGGTCACTATGCCTCCTCCAGCCGTTTCCAACTATCAAAACGATACTATCCGGGGAGGCGCCCCCCCCTCTCAACCTCTCCACGACCTTTGAGGAGGCTAAGGCCGCGAGGCTTGGGTTCAGGGCGCCGTCGATGGCGATGGCTGCTAGGCCTCCACTAGCCTTCTCGGCGGCCTCACCCTTAAAAGCCTCGGCTATTGCCTTCTCCAATGACGTGGGGGCATCTTCCAGGGGCTGGTTGAACCTCGGCTCCAAGATCCCCATCAGGTCTTGGATGGGGACGGTTATGTGGATCTCAGTCTTACCATACGGGAGCCAGCACTCGACCATTCCCCTTCATCTCTCTTAGGTATGTCTAAGATAACCTTATTCAACTGTGGGGACCTATTCGCTGCGCCTTTCTAGAAGCCTCGTCAGGAGTTGTATGGCCCTCTCGATCTTTTCCTCAGCCTCCTCCCTAGACCCTCCAGTAGCTGTTATCCATATCCTTATTGAGGGTTCTCCATAGGGTTTCACCATGGATTTTAAGTAGACGTTCTGGATGCTCCTCATGACCTCGTCTATTACTGGGGATAGGATCGTCTCGTCTCTGACTGGTATGGATACCATCCTCTCTGATAGGATGCCGCCCTCTCCCCCTCCGAGGAGGGGGATCAGCCTGTTCTCGAAGATCCACTTCATCTCCTCCGGAACCCCCGGGAGGGATACTATCATCCCCAAATCGGCCTTAAGCAACACCCCTGGGGCCCCCCCAACAAGGTTCTCTAAGGGCCTGGCGCCCTTCGGCAGGACAGCCATCTTCCTCCTAGCCTCGGTTATCTCATCGGTCTCAACGATCCCCATGGAGTATAGCTCCCTATACCTCCTGGAGACCATCTCCAGGGCCTCCTCATCCAGCTCCATGGGGAGGCCAAGGGCCTCAGCCACTCCTCTCAGGGTCTTATCATCATGGGTTGGGCCCAACCCTCCGATGGTGATAACCAGGCCACAGCCGTCTGAGAGTAGCCTCCTAACTCCCAGGGCGATCTCTTCCACGACATCCCTCACGGTTATCCTCTCCTTAACCCTGATGTTCAACGCCTTAAGCCTGTTTATCACCCAGTGGCTGTTCGTATCGAGGACAAGCCCTTCTAGGATCTCGTTTCCAACGACCAGGATCCCAACCCACCTCGAGCCGCGATCCAAGCAGACCACCCCTCAGGCAGCAGCCCTTCCTCACGCCCATCCTTGAGAGGGCGTATCGAGGTTTATCACATCACGAGAATTAAAATAACTTTGGTGTGATGTGAACCGAGGATGCTGCAGAATTAGGGAGATCGATAAAACTTAAAGCCTTTCAGATATTTTTGATATCGTCTCAGGTTGTGCCTCTATGGTCTGCACTGTGATCGTTGATGGGTTCTTCGGTGACAGTGGGAAGGGGAAGATAGTGTCATACCTCGCGTATGCCGACGATGTTGATTACTGCGCGAGGGGTGGGGTTGGGCCCAACGCAGGTCACACTGTGACTCTGCGGGGGAGGGTCTTCAGGCTCAGGATGCTCCCCTCAGCCTTCGTAAACCCAGAGACGAGGCTCCTGATCGGCCCCGGGGTCGTCGTAAATCCCGAGATAGTCCTCAGGGAGATCTCAGAACTCGAGGTGGCGGGCTTTAATGTGGAGAAGAGGTTTGGACTGGATGCCCAGTGCGCCGTGATAGAGCCCAGGCACATTGAGGCGGATAGGGGCGGCCACTTGGGAGAGGTTATCCAGACCACGGGGACTGGTACGGGACCCTGCAACGCCGATAGGGCTCTGAGAAGGGCCAAGCTCGCCAGGGATGAGCCATCGCTGAAGGGGTTCCTAGCCGATGTCCCCTTGGAACTCAACCAAGCCCTAGACAAGGGTATGGATGTCCTTGTGGAGGGGACACAGGGGACGTACCTGAGCCTATACCATGGAACCTATCCATATGTAACCTCTAAGGATGTCTGCTCCTCCGCCGCCTGCTCGGATGTTGGGATAGGCCCCACGCGGGTGGACGAGGTTATAATGGTATTGAAGTCTTATGTGACGAGGGTCGGGGCAGGCGAGCTCCCCGGAGAGCTAACCCCTGAGGAGGCCAGGAGGAGGGGGTGGGAGGAGTATGGGACGGTCACGGGGAGGCAGAGGAGGGCCGCCCCCTTCAACTACGAGTTGGCTAAGAGGGCTGCGATGATCAACGGGGCGACCCAGATAGCCCTAACAAAGCTTGATACCCTCTACCCAGAATGCAGGGGTGTCAGGGATTATGGTTCGCTAGGTCAGGAGGCCAGAGGCTTCGTGGAGAGCATTGAGTCCCAGCTCGGGCTTCCGGTGACCCTTATAGGGACAGGGCCCGATATAGAAGAGGTGATAGATCGGAGGTAGGTTAAACTCTGCGGTGCCACGGCCTCCACCTATTGGTAGCCACCTCATCCCCCAGCTCCTTGGCGAGCTCCTCGAGAAGCTCCCTCTGCCTTTTGGTCAGCCTCTCGGGGACCTTAACCCTGATGTTTACCAGCTGATCACCCCTCCCATAGTTGCCTCTTATCCCCTCCCCTCTAAGCCTTATCATTGTTCCACTCTGGGTTCCTGGGGGGATCCGCACCTTCGCCTCCCCCCTGAGGGTGGGCACGGTTATCTCAGCCCCGAGGGCGGCCTGTGGGAAGCTAACCTCCGCGTCGTAGACGACGTCTAGGCCTCTCCTGACGAGGTATGGGTGGGGCTTGACCCTGACGGTTACATAAAGGTCGCCTGGAGGACCGCCGTAAGGCCCATCATCGCCCTGCCCCCTGAGGATCAGGCTGTCACCGTCCTCGATCCCCGGAGGGACCCTCACCTGGAGCTTGGTCCTAGACTCCTCTAGGCCGCTTCCTCCGCACCTCCTGCAGGCCCTCTCCGGTATCTCACCCCTCCCATCGCATCTATTGCATGGCATGACCCTTATCAGCTGGGCGAATCCTGAGTAGGACCTCTCCTCAATCCTTCCGGTGCCGTTGCACCTCGGGCATTTTAGGAGGCGGCTTCCAGCCTCAGCCCCAGAGCCCCCGCAGGAGCTGCACCTCCTCATCCTTGGGAGGGCTATCTCCACCTCAGCCCCGTTGGCCACCTGCTCAAGGGTAACTTCGATCTCCGCCTCGAGGTGGCGCCCTCTCCTTGGGCCTACCTGGACCTGCTGGAATCCGAATCCGCCGAAGCCCCCTCCGAATATCCTCTCGAATAGATCCTCGAAGTCGAAGCCGAACTCTGAGAAGATGTCCCTGAACACGGTCCTGTTGAATATGTCCTCGGGCCTGTACCTTCCCTGGATGCCCTCGAAGCCATAGGCGTCGTACTGCTTCCTCTTCTCAGGGTCGGAGAGTACGGCGTAGGCCTCGGAGATCTCCTTGAATTTCTCCTCAGCCCCGGGCTCCTTATTCCTGTCTGGATGGTATTTTAGGGCTAACCTGTGGAATGCCTTCTTTATCTCCTCCTGGGAAGCGTTCCTGTCGACCCCTAGGATCTCATAGTAGTCCTTCTTACCAGCCGACAACGCCCTCAACCACCCCGGGGAGGTCCCCTAACTCAAGACCATCGATATCAACCAATGGACATCCTTATATATACATCCTAGTCCGGAAGATGAGAGAAACTACGAGGCCTATTTAAAATTTTTCTATCGATTATCTTCTAATATACCTCACCTTATTAGGAGAAGGGATTAAATGACAACTCCTTCTCCAAACTAAGTTTTTATCTTGGATTTTAGAAGTCCCAGCCCCCTTAGAGGAGGCTATCTTCACGAAATCTAAAGAAAAGATAAACAGTTAAACAAATCAAATACAGTTGAGTTAGAGGCTAAATCGACAGAGATATATCTAGAATATCTGATATCAACGAGGTTGGGAGCGCCTTTGAGCCGCAGATTTCCCACAGGAAAGGTTCCAGTCGAATGGCTGAAGAGAGCGGTGTTCAATAGATTAGGCATCCCCTCCAGTAGGGTGCTAAGGGGGCCAGGGGTTGGGGAGGACGCCGCCATCCTCGAGATGGGGGATCGGGTTCTCGCAGTCGCTGCCGACCCTATCACGGGGGCCGTGGAGGACATCGGGAGGCTCATGGTCCACATTAACGCCAACGACATAGCCTCATGCGGGGTCCGCCCTAGATGGCTCCTATGCATCATAATGCTCCCCGAGGGCTCCGGCTCAGGCCTGCTGGAGGGGATAATGGAGGATATCCACTCAGCATGCTGCGAGGTCGGGGTCAGCCTTATAGGGGGCCACACCGAGACCGTGCCGGGGCTTGACCGGCCCATCCTATCGGGCTTCATGATGGGAGAGGCCGAGAAGGGTGGCTACGTAACCTCCTCCGGGGCCTC
This genomic window from Candidatus Bathyarchaeota archaeon contains:
- a CDS encoding YkgJ family cysteine cluster protein — its product is MAGEELIPWIDVNTWTCTACGLCCKGYRVPLKMDEYARITGRYGQGVVEVGLGKVYLRHGFEDRCIFQHPIMGRWACAIQDIKPLACKLFPFRVLSKPVYRRGDGSEYRYGGRTFHIYLDPNCEGIILGKPSERFLTQVLPEVVEIGLGMRWKQRLTTSKYITWTPP
- a CDS encoding competence/damage-inducible protein A, yielding MVCLDRGSRWVGILVVGNEILEGLVLDTNSHWVINRLKALNIRVKERITVRDVVEEIALGVRRLLSDGCGLVITIGGLGPTHDDKTLRGVAEALGLPMELDEEALEMVSRRYRELYSMGIVETDEITEARRKMAVLPKGARPLENLVGGAPGVLLKADLGMIVSLPGVPEEMKWIFENRLIPLLGGGEGGILSERMVSIPVRDETILSPVIDEVMRSIQNVYLKSMVKPYGEPSIRIWITATGGSREEAEEKIERAIQLLTRLLERRSE
- a CDS encoding DUF2088 domain-containing protein, encoding MVECWLPYGKTEIHITVPIQDLMGILEPRFNQPLEDAPTSLEKAIAEAFKGEAAEKASGGLAAIAIDGALNPSLAALASSKVVERLRGGGASPDSIVLIVGNGWRRHSDPQLIEALRAQGPLRDLKIYEHTLRAGELTDLGATERGTMVSINRHFASAQLRIVIGETHPDALTGFKGPQDVLLPGISSLKTVEMNRIHALREVPGPGKVEGNQLLEDVMEVAKLADVDLAVNIVSSPEGGLLGVYAGDLEEVWRRAISDFGEAFRVRVENRPEILVLSAGGFKHDHDLYSAIWALSPAKDMADRGFLIILAAECSEGLGVEGLRTLSKMERVEELRRSYTLGAEAVNLLKSTLRRSQVHIVSALPRSYLEPLGLKPHRTANEALASAVEGRRGRKTLVIPRGCITIPELS
- a CDS encoding GNAT family N-acetyltransferase encodes the protein MEINFECLPENYSPSFYLDLHKRFPETFLVAELDGRIQGYVMSRIEKGFSKFHMLKPIRLCHIVSIAVREPYRRRGIGTELLRCAMRNGREVYEAEECYLEVRITNEPAIRLYQKLGFVRVKRNVAYYMDGEDAWVYAKPLNEIP
- a CDS encoding DUF1624 domain-containing protein: MEGSRNPRFMGLEHRLPFIDFARGVAMVLMAWDHVSSFWNPGHRGGEGLMGRRPVFPDFTQFILRFITHVCAPTFIFLAGTALALSTRRRLAHGESEIEISLRMIKRGSVLVLLAIFVESPAFGLPPLYFGVLSCIGACLIIFSLLHRLPQRVILILSTLIILAHPLLGLSWIPMDDPWGWYLRVVIHEPSMDWSPFVGLYPIIPWIGVMGLGWCFGSLISRNPLEERRLERLLASTGVGLLCLWLLVRALNGFGNLLPRLGSSLQDWLYMAKYPPSLAFLLWTLGWMFLILSIGVSLQRRGIIEKGLGGIILAFGRVPLFFYCTHLWLYRLRPGWAAVRPFSLSLPATAAFWLMGLMVLWRLCLRYERLKLRYPESILQYL
- a CDS encoding adenylosuccinate synthetase; its protein translation is MVCTVIVDGFFGDSGKGKIVSYLAYADDVDYCARGGVGPNAGHTVTLRGRVFRLRMLPSAFVNPETRLLIGPGVVVNPEIVLREISELEVAGFNVEKRFGLDAQCAVIEPRHIEADRGGHLGEVIQTTGTGTGPCNADRALRRAKLARDEPSLKGFLADVPLELNQALDKGMDVLVEGTQGTYLSLYHGTYPYVTSKDVCSSAACSDVGIGPTRVDEVIMVLKSYVTRVGAGELPGELTPEEARRRGWEEYGTVTGRQRRAAPFNYELAKRAAMINGATQIALTKLDTLYPECRGVRDYGSLGQEARGFVESIESQLGLPVTLIGTGPDIEEVIDRR
- a CDS encoding site-2 protease family protein, encoding MAAYRIMEPEVEEAIERRFIVEDRYFDMDIPTYVVRPMGEGDPRSLFKRGFEELALELRYLGYLPKLNRVLERYSISIYRRPPPSHRGYSRNLILLLATSGTIFLDGYLRSNNPILTMVLMPGIPPALNALLFTAAILGIFGLHELGHKFVAVARRVEASMPYFIPAPPGMGGTFGAVITQKEPPVNRDALFDLGLCGPLVGFLVTVLMAALGIRLSFVVPVEEVSRWMAVFPDVRFQSIPFPPLMDLLASHMRPTPPGMVLILHPVAFAAWVGCIVTFINLMPSWQLDGGHITRALLGEANHKIVSVVGVLLLLFTGYFIMAIVLAFFMMRSGGEAGAPLDDISPLSASRKLLSLIYPLMMVSTIVVLFSF
- the dnaJ gene encoding molecular chaperone DnaJ — encoded protein: MSAGKKDYYEILGVDRNASQEEIKKAFHRLALKYHPDRNKEPGAEEKFKEISEAYAVLSDPEKRKQYDAYGFEGIQGRYRPEDIFNRTVFRDIFSEFGFDFEDLFERIFGGGFGGFGFQQVQVGPRRGRHLEAEIEVTLEQVANGAEVEIALPRMRRCSSCGGSGAEAGSRLLKCPRCNGTGRIEERSYSGFAQLIRVMPCNRCDGRGEIPERACRRCGGSGLEESRTKLQVRVPPGIEDGDSLILRGQGDDGPYGGPPGDLYVTVRVKPHPYLVRRGLDVVYDAEVSFPQAALGAEITVPTLRGEAKVRIPPGTQSGTMIRLRGEGIRGNYGRGDQLVNIRVKVPERLTKRQRELLEELAKELGDEVATNRWRPWHRRV